Proteins encoded within one genomic window of Nordella sp. HKS 07:
- a CDS encoding TetR/AcrR family transcriptional regulator, with the protein MAHKPRAEMIAETRAKLVTAARKAFGTVGYAEASMDDFTAAAGLTRGALYHHFGDKKGLLKAVIAEIDGEMWARMSAATRKAPSRWQGFVDECVTYVEMALDPEIQRIILRDGPAVLGDPSQWPTQNACIRNMTATLEKLVEEGTVRVLDPQATAHLLNGTMLYASLSIANAEDQQRASREAVRAMTLLLDGLLAEPKAS; encoded by the coding sequence ATGGCTCATAAACCCCGGGCGGAGATGATCGCTGAGACGCGGGCGAAGCTGGTGACGGCGGCTCGCAAGGCCTTCGGCACAGTCGGCTATGCGGAAGCTTCCATGGACGATTTCACCGCCGCCGCCGGCCTGACCCGCGGCGCGCTCTATCATCATTTCGGCGACAAGAAGGGACTGCTCAAGGCGGTGATCGCCGAGATCGACGGCGAGATGTGGGCGCGCATGAGCGCCGCCACGCGCAAGGCGCCCTCGCGCTGGCAGGGCTTCGTTGATGAATGCGTGACCTATGTCGAAATGGCGCTCGATCCCGAGATCCAGCGCATCATCCTGCGTGACGGCCCGGCCGTTCTGGGTGATCCATCGCAATGGCCGACCCAGAATGCCTGCATCCGCAATATGACCGCGACGCTCGAGAAGCTGGTCGAGGAGGGGACGGTCCGGGTACTCGATCCACAGGCGACAGCGCATCTTCTCAACGGCACGATGCTCTACGCATCGCTCTCGATCGCCAATGCCGAGGATCAGCAGCGGGCATCGCGAGAGGCGGTGCGCGCTATGACGCTTTTGCTCGACGGTCTCCTTGCAGAACCCAAGGCCTCCTGA
- a CDS encoding SOS response-associated peptidase: protein MCNLYKLTAKPDHLRELLRYIEEHDFPPRAYVSPGSPIAIIRAERDSVRHPALVRWGFVPSWAKEVAPGKPLTNARGETILEKASFKHAIRRRRCLIPADGFYEWSRPEGRKQAYHIARRDGGPFAFAGIWEHWQGADGSELETAAIVTMEALPPIAQLHHRMPVIVMPDLHEAWLANDRLEAEKALALVKANPDTTLSFEPVTLERRAPAPKPPPPEPDQMTLF, encoded by the coding sequence ATGTGCAATCTCTACAAGCTCACCGCCAAGCCCGATCACTTGCGCGAGCTCCTGCGCTATATCGAGGAGCATGATTTTCCGCCACGCGCCTATGTGTCACCCGGTAGCCCCATTGCCATCATCCGAGCGGAGAGAGACAGCGTCCGCCATCCGGCTCTGGTGCGCTGGGGTTTCGTGCCGTCCTGGGCGAAGGAAGTGGCGCCCGGCAAGCCGCTCACCAATGCGCGCGGCGAGACGATCCTCGAGAAGGCATCGTTCAAGCACGCGATACGTCGTCGGCGCTGCCTAATTCCGGCGGATGGCTTCTATGAATGGTCGAGACCGGAAGGGCGCAAGCAGGCTTATCACATCGCGCGCCGCGACGGCGGCCCCTTCGCCTTTGCGGGGATCTGGGAGCACTGGCAGGGCGCCGACGGCAGCGAGCTCGAAACGGCGGCCATCGTCACGATGGAAGCCTTGCCGCCGATCGCCCAGCTGCATCACCGCATGCCGGTGATCGTAATGCCGGATCTTCACGAAGCCTGGCTCGCCAATGACAGGCTTGAGGCGGAGAAAGCCCTGGCACTGGTGAAGGCTAACCCTGACACCACGCTCAGCTTCGAGCCAGTGACGCTCGAACGCCGGGCGCCGGCGCCGAAACCTCCGCCGCCGGAGCCGGATCAGATGACGCTGTTTTGA
- a CDS encoding rhodanese-like domain-containing protein, translating to MSVSVKQLMAAANDAVPKISAEEARKLVAKGALLVDVRDGTEVAKSGKLKGAVHVSRGMIEFRADAETPYHDPQFSKDRPVILYCASGGRSALAGKVLKDMGYMNVHNLGGFKDAADAGLEVEPA from the coding sequence ATGTCCGTTTCCGTAAAGCAGCTCATGGCTGCCGCAAATGACGCCGTCCCGAAGATCAGCGCCGAGGAAGCCCGCAAGCTCGTGGCCAAGGGCGCTCTCCTCGTCGATGTCCGCGACGGCACCGAAGTCGCCAAGAGCGGCAAGCTCAAGGGTGCGGTACATGTCTCGCGCGGCATGATCGAGTTCCGCGCCGATGCCGAGACGCCCTATCACGACCCGCAGTTCAGCAAGGATCGCCCGGTCATCCTCTATTGCGCCTCGGGCGGGCGCTCGGCGCTCGCTGGCAAGGTGCTGAAGGACATGGGCTACATGAATGTCCATAATCTCGGCGGCTTCAAGGATGCCGCCGACGCGGGCCTTGAGGTCGAGCCGGCATAG
- the aroC gene encoding chorismate synthase, with amino-acid sequence MSYNTFGHMFRMTTFGESHGPALGCVVDGCPPGIPLTAAEIQTYLDKRKPGQSRFTTQRREPDEVKILSGVFEDERSGGQVTTGAPVALVIENVDQRSKDYSAIRDKFRPGHADFTYLTKYGVRDYRGGGRSSARETAARVAAGAIARKIIPQVSVRGALIQIGPHKIDRTHWNWDEVDHNPFFTPDASVVQPWADYLDKVRKGGSSVGAIIEVVATGVPPGWGAPIYGKLDQDIASAMMSINAVKGVEIGAGFGSALLSGEENADEMRMRHGKPEFSTNHAGGVLGGISTGQEIVVRFAVKPTSSILSPRKTVTATGENTDIVTTGRHDPCVGIRAVPVGEAMLAIVLADHFLRHRGQTGAQ; translated from the coding sequence ATGTCATATAATACCTTCGGCCATATGTTTCGGATGACCACTTTTGGTGAAAGCCATGGGCCGGCGCTCGGTTGCGTGGTCGATGGCTGTCCGCCCGGCATTCCCCTTACCGCCGCCGAGATCCAGACCTATCTCGACAAGCGCAAGCCTGGCCAATCGCGTTTCACGACACAGCGGCGTGAGCCCGACGAAGTGAAAATTCTTTCCGGCGTCTTCGAGGACGAACGCAGCGGTGGCCAGGTGACAACAGGCGCTCCGGTCGCCCTTGTCATCGAGAATGTCGATCAGCGCTCCAAGGACTATTCGGCGATCCGCGACAAGTTTCGTCCCGGCCACGCCGACTTCACCTATCTCACGAAATATGGCGTGCGCGATTATCGCGGCGGCGGGCGCTCCTCGGCGCGCGAGACGGCCGCCCGAGTTGCGGCCGGCGCCATCGCCCGCAAGATCATTCCGCAAGTGAGCGTGCGCGGTGCCCTCATCCAGATCGGTCCGCATAAGATCGACCGTACGCACTGGAACTGGGACGAGGTCGACCACAATCCCTTCTTCACGCCCGACGCGTCAGTCGTCCAACCCTGGGCGGACTATCTCGACAAAGTGCGCAAAGGAGGCTCCTCCGTCGGCGCTATCATCGAAGTGGTGGCGACTGGCGTTCCGCCCGGCTGGGGTGCCCCGATCTATGGCAAGCTCGACCAGGATATCGCCTCGGCAATGATGAGCATCAATGCGGTCAAGGGCGTCGAGATCGGGGCCGGCTTCGGCTCCGCTCTGCTTTCCGGCGAGGAGAATGCCGATGAGATGCGGATGCGCCACGGCAAGCCCGAATTCAGCACCAATCACGCGGGCGGCGTATTGGGCGGCATTTCGACCGGCCAGGAGATCGTGGTGCGCTTCGCGGTGAAGCCGACCTCGTCGATCCTGTCGCCGCGCAAGACGGTGACGGCAACGGGCGAGAACACCGATATCGTGACCACCGGACGTCATGACCCTTGCGTCGGCATCCGCGCGGTGCCGGTGGGCGAAGCGATGCTCGCCATTGTGCTCGCCGACCATTTCCTCAGGCATCGCGGCCAGACTGGCGCGCAGTAG
- a CDS encoding histidine phosphatase family protein codes for MIEPNPPIYFIRHGETDWNLEGRIQGQIDIPLNDTGHQQAVAISRGLKSFLGKTKVDLFVASPLTRTRQTMGHLSREFDLPESKIEIEPAMLELAFGIWEGHYFKDLKTSQHYPKDLTERFRWRPPEGESYEEGLERVRQWIGRLDGPTVIVAHGAIGRCLIGLVSSLKPADMVKMPIPQGHFCRLQDGRIDWFDSAAHLVNNPAGGGI; via the coding sequence GTGATTGAGCCCAATCCGCCGATCTATTTCATCCGTCACGGCGAAACCGACTGGAATCTCGAAGGCCGTATTCAAGGTCAGATCGATATTCCGCTCAACGATACGGGCCATCAGCAGGCGGTCGCCATATCGCGCGGCCTCAAGAGCTTTCTCGGCAAGACGAAGGTGGATCTCTTCGTCGCCAGTCCGCTGACGCGCACGCGCCAGACCATGGGCCATCTGTCGCGCGAATTCGACCTGCCGGAATCAAAGATCGAAATCGAGCCTGCCATGCTCGAGCTCGCCTTCGGCATCTGGGAAGGTCATTACTTCAAGGACCTCAAGACCAGTCAGCATTATCCGAAGGACCTGACCGAGCGCTTCCGCTGGCGCCCGCCCGAAGGCGAGAGCTATGAGGAAGGACTCGAGCGCGTCAGGCAATGGATCGGCCGTCTCGACGGGCCGACCGTCATCGTCGCCCATGGCGCCATCGGCCGCTGCCTGATCGGTCTCGTTTCGAGCCTGAAGCCTGCCGACATGGTCAAGATGCCTATCCCGCAGGGCCATTTCTGCCGCCTGCAGGATGGACGCATCGACTGGTTCGACAGCGCAGCCCATTTGGTAAACAATCCCGCGGGCGGCGGCATTTGA